A part of Limibacillus halophilus genomic DNA contains:
- a CDS encoding thermonuclease family protein → MTRRLLTLLFVVALAQASSMKSAAQNPEDELTLPSDLSVAEWGRVIEVIDGDTLVLATGKQVRLVGIQAPKLPLGRGGFTAWPLAPEAKVALEVLTLGREVGLAEGDGATRDRHDRRLAHLVTREGLWIQGRLLEMGLARVYSFSDNRAGVAQMLSIERAARASGRGIWSHPFYGLRKANDHDALWPLIDSFQIIAGRVAAVHEAKSATYINFGEDWRSDFSLRIASADRRAFRDAGIDLTALAGKLVRVRGWLSAYNGPSLKVDHPEQLEILD, encoded by the coding sequence GTGACAAGACGGCTGCTGACCCTTTTGTTTGTCGTCGCCCTGGCACAGGCTTCCAGTATGAAAAGCGCCGCACAGAACCCTGAGGATGAACTCACACTTCCATCAGACCTGTCTGTCGCTGAATGGGGACGCGTGATCGAGGTGATCGACGGGGATACCCTGGTCCTGGCGACCGGGAAGCAGGTGCGGTTGGTCGGGATTCAGGCCCCCAAGCTGCCACTGGGGCGGGGCGGGTTCACCGCCTGGCCGCTGGCGCCCGAAGCAAAGGTCGCGCTGGAAGTCTTGACCTTGGGACGCGAGGTCGGGCTGGCTGAAGGCGACGGAGCCACACGTGACCGACACGACCGCAGGTTGGCCCATCTGGTAACGCGCGAAGGTCTCTGGATTCAGGGTCGCTTGCTGGAGATGGGATTGGCCCGGGTCTACAGCTTTTCGGACAACCGCGCCGGCGTGGCGCAGATGCTAAGCATCGAGCGGGCGGCGCGGGCCAGCGGCCGGGGTATCTGGAGCCACCCTTTTTACGGGTTGCGCAAGGCCAACGATCACGACGCCCTCTGGCCTCTGATCGATTCCTTTCAAATCATCGCGGGCCGCGTGGCAGCGGTTCACGAAGCCAAGTCGGCGACCTATATCAATTTTGGTGAGGACTGGCGTAGCGACTTCAGTCTTCGCATCGCCTCGGCCGACCGGCGCGCCTTTCGCGACGCGGGCATCGACTTGACGGCACTGGCGGGCAAGCTGGTGCGTGTACGCGGGTGGTTGAGCGCCTATAATGGCCCGTCATTGAAGGTTGACCACCCTGAACAGCTGGAGATTCTAGAT